The window GCAAACCGGTCCTCCGGCTCGACGGCGTGCACCCGACGGCGGACCTGCTCGAGACCGTCCTCCGTTGGGAACCGGCGTAGCCCGCATCCACGGAGCCTCCCGACCGCGAGACTGCATCTTCCCCACGAGATCATGGGTAAATCCCGTGATCTCGTGCACGAGATGCAGTCTCGCGGCTGGAGGCGCGGCCCCGAGCCGCCGTCGCTACGTGCGCGCGGCGGCGGGAGGCGGGCCGGATGCGGGCGGCGCCGGCGCAGTGACGATCGCCGCGCGCTCGTGCCAGGTCTTCGCGGTCACCCGGTCGAGGGAGACCTGCCGGCGCAGGGCGTCGGCCTTCTCGTAGATGGACGGATCGCCGAAGCTCGTCAGCACCTTCACGAGCACCGGCAGCAGCTCGATCATGAAGAACAGCGCCGCGATCAGCCAGTGGGCCCAGGCCAAGGTCGGCTCGCGCTCGGACAGCCGTTCGAGCGCGCTGATCTGGCTGAGAAGCCCGACCGCCTGCGCGTTGCCCCCGGCGATGGATGCGGCGCGATCGTTGTAGGCGGCGAGCGCGGCGTCGTACTGCGCCTGCGCAGCCGGCAGCTGGTCCTCGGCCTGCTTCTTGTTCTGGTCGGCGGATGCGGCGGCCGCATCCGTCCCGGCCGCGTTGGCGGAGGTGAGGGCGGCCTGGGCCTGGCTGAGCTGCGTCGCGAGGGCGTCGTACGCGGACTGCGCCTGGGTGAGCTGCGCCTGGGCGGCGTCCGAGCTCGTGCCCGATCCCTGCACGCCGGTGCAGCCGGGGACGGTGCCCGCTCCCTCGCCGGTCAGCTCGCACTGGTACAGCGCGCGGGCCTGATCGATCACGCCCTGCTGCGCGGCGAGCTGCTGGGTGAGCTGGTCCACGTTCGCCTGCGCGGCGACCGACTCTGCCGAGGTCGAGGAGGTTCCCGCGACGATACCGGTCGCCGCCTGATTCTGCAGGGCGGCGAGCGAGGCGGATGCGGCATCCAGGGCCTGCTTCTCGGGCCCGTTCGTGACGGCATCCTGATCGGACTGCGCTTGCACCACGTTGGTCGAGTTGACCTCTCGCGCGATGTCGTTGTGGAAGACCTGCAGCACGAGCGGCTCGGCGACGACGATGCCGATGAGCGCCGCCATGATGACGCGGGGGAAGGCGAGACCGAGCAGCCGCCACACGTTGCGGGTGGAGCGCATCGTCGAGGTCAGGAAGCGGTCGAGGTTGAAGATGATGAGCGCCCAGATGATCGCGAGCGGCACGGCGGCCCAGACGGCGATCTGCACCCCGGTGACGAGCGCGAAGCCCATCGAGAGGGCGGAGACGAGTGCGGTGCCGACCAGCACGAAGAACATCTGCACGAAGCGCGGCGTCTCGCTCGGAACATCGTCGAGCACCTCGCCCTCGGCACCGCCGAGCACGGCGAGGGTGCGCGAGAGGGGCTGGCGGGGGCGGCGGCGCGGGCTGCGGCGTTCGCGGACCACGGGAGGCGCCGGGTCGGGCACGGATGCCTCGGGATGCGGCTCCTGCTCGGGCTCGTCGATCGGGTCGATCACCTCGGTCGGACCGGTCGCGACGTCGCCGGAGGGGCGGACGTCGCTCAGGTACAGCGCCTCTTCCTCAGGCTGCGACTCGAGGTCGATGCGGCCGTCGGAGCCGAAGCGGCCGGGTCGATGCGCGGAGAATGACACTGCGCAAGGGTAGGAGGCCCTGCCTGTGTGCCAGGTGCGAACGTCCTCGGACGCCCCCGTGCGCTCAGTCGAGGAAGATGTCGGGGAACATCGCCGAGTCGGGTGTGCCGGGCACGGCGGCGTATCCGGAGAGGTCGGTGACGCCGGCCTCGGCGAGCACGTCTTCGACGATGAGCGTCTGGCCGGTGTACTCGCGCGCGGGGCGCGTGATCACCTCGTACGCCGCGTCCGCGTAGATCTCCGGGGTTCGGCTGACGGCCATCATCCGCTCGCCGCCCAGGGAGAACTGCACGGCGGCGGTCGCGATCGTCGTCCGCGGCCACAGCGAGTTGGCGGCGATCCCCGCGTCCGCGAACTCGGCTGCCATGCCGAGGGTCGCCATCGTCATCCCGTACTTCGCGAGCGTGTACCCCGTGTGGGCGCCCAGCCACCTCGGCGACAGGTTCAGCGGCGGCGACAGCGACAGGATGTGCGGGTTCGCCGCATCCTTCAGCATCGGCACCGCGGCACGGGAGAGCAGGAAGGTGCCCCGCACGTTGACGTCCTGCATGAGGTCGTACTTCTTCGTCGCGAGCTCGAGAGACCCCGACAGGTCGATGACCGAGGCGTTGTTGACGACGATGTCGATGCCGCCGAACTCGCCGTGGGCGGTCAGCACGGCCTGCGTGATGTCGTCCTCGTTGCGGACGTCGCCCACCAGCGGCAACGCGCGCCCGCCCGCCTCCTCGATCGCCGCCGCCGCAGTGTGCACCGTGCCCTCGAGCTTCGGATGCGGGGTGTCCGTCTTGGCCAGCAGGGCGATGTTCGCGCCGTCGCGCGCCGCGCGCAGCGCGATCGCGAGGCCGATGCCGCGACTGCCGCCGGACATGAGGATGGTCTTGCCGGCGAGCGGCTTCTGCTCGGTCATGGGATCTCCTTGGTACGTCGGGAGCGTCGGGTTCACCCGCGGCGGGCGGATGCGGCGGCGAAGGCCTGGATGCGGGCCTTCGCGTCAGGGGTGTCGAAGGCGGCGCCGATCGTGCGCGCCTCGTCGTCGAGGTTCTCGGCGAACGAGCGGTCGGCCCCCGAGCGGACGAGCCGCTTCGCCTGCCCGAACGCACCCGTCGCGCCCTCGAGCCAGAACCGCGCGATCTCGAGAGCGCGGGATGCGGGGTCAGCGGCCACCTCGGCGACGAGTCCCCATTCGAGCGCCTCGGGCGCCGCCAGCGTGCGGTCCTGCAGCAGCAGCTGGAGCGCCCGGCGCGGGCCGATGGCGGCGGCCAGGAGGGTCGAGACGCCGAGGTCCGGCGTGAGGCCGATGTTGGCGTAGCGGCTGACGAACTTGGCTCCCTCGGCGGCGACGATGTAGTCCGCCGTGAGCATGAGACCCAGCCCTCCGCCGGCGACCGCTCCCTGGACGGCGGCGACGACGGGCACGCGGGACTCGACGAATGCGCGGATGCCTTCGTGGATCACGTGCGCGGCGGCCGTGACATCGCTGCCGTCGGCGCCGGAGGTCGCCATGGAGATCACGTCGCCGCCGGCGCAGAAGGCGGGACCCGCCGCATCCAGCAGCACGGCGCCGACCGCGGGGTCCGAGGTGACCTGCCGGGCCGCCTCCCGCCAGCGCTCGCCCATCGCGAAGTCCATCGCGTTCAGTCGATCGGGACGATTCAGCGTCACGCGGGCGAGGCCGTCGGCGACCTCGACCAGGATCGAGTCGGCGCTCATCGCGGAGCCATCCGAATCGCGCCGTCGAGACGGATCGTCTCGCCGTTGAGGTACCCGTTGCGCACGATCTCGGCCACGAGGCCGGCGTATTCGTCCGGGCGCCCGAGGCGGGCCGGGTACGGCACCTGCTGGCCGAGCGAGTCCTGCGCCGGCTGCGGCAGACCCGCGAGCATCGGCGTCTCCATGATGCCCGGCGCGATCGTGACGACGCGGATCGCGTGGCGCGCGAGCTCGCGGGCGATCGGGAGGGTCATCGCATGCACCCCGCCCTTGGACGCGGAGTAGGCGGGCTGCCCGATCTGGCCGTCGAACGCGGCGACCGACGCCGTGTTGACGATGACGCCCCGGTCGCCGCCCGCCGTCGGTTCGGTGCGGGCGATGGCGGCAGACGACTGGGCGATGACGTTGTAGGTGCCGACGAGGTTCACGCGCACGAGCTTCTCGAAGTCGGCGAGCGGCGTCGGGGCGCCCTCACGATCCAGCACCTTGGCCGGCGGGGCGATGCCCGCGCAGTTGACGACCACGCGCAACGGCGCGGCGGCGGATGCGGCAGCGACCGCATCCGCGATCTGCTCGGGACTCGTGACGTCGGCCGCGGCGAACGTGCCGCCCAGCTCGGCCGCGCGTTCCGCGCCCGCCGAGGACGGCAGATCGACGAGGACGACGTGCGCCCCGTCGGCGGCGAGCCGCTGCGCCGTGGCCCAGCCGAGTCCGCTCGCGCCGCCCGTGACCAGCGCGGATGCACCCGCGACATCCATACGTTCTCCTTCGTACGTCGGTATCGGGTTCCACCCTACGCGGCACCGGGTCCCAGCGTCACACTCTCCCTCGCGACCTGCCCCCACCTGCCCCCACCTGCCCCCTGCCCCCCCTGCTCCCCTGTCCCTGCTGCTCGCCTGTCACAGATCGACGCACTGCGCTCGATCTGTGACAGGCGAGCACGGGGGCTTCTTGTTCCCCTGTCTGAAATCGACGCCTACGGCTCGATTTCAGACAGGGGGACAGCGGGCGGTGCTCAGGGGAACAGCGGGCGGTGCTCAGGGGAACAGCGGGCGGTGCGCCAAGACCAGCGGGCGGCGCCCCGGACGCGTCAGAGGGCGAAGACGAGGGTCCAGGTGCCGGCGAGCACCGCGGCGATCACGGATGCGGCGGCGATCGCCGCCGCGAGGGCGAGCAGCACGACATCGCGCCAGCCGAGCCGCGACGGCCGGGCCCAGGTGCGCGGGGCGTCGGATCCGAAGCCGCGGGCCTCCATCGCGGTCGCGAGCTTCGTGCCGCGACGGATCGACAGCACGAACAGGGCGAACGCCTGACCGAGGAACCGACGGATGCGGCCGCGGTCGGCCACCCCGCGTGCGCGGCGCGCCAGGGCGAGCTCACGCCAGTCGTCGACCAGCAGTCCCACCATGCGCAGGCCCGCGAGCGCACCGAGCACGAAGCGGGCGGGCAGGCGCAGCAGCTGGGCGAGACCGTCGGCGAGGTCTGTCGGGTCGGTCGTGATGAACAGGACGACGGACGGCAGTGCGATCGCCAGCACACGCAGCACGATGGCGGCGGCGAGCGAGAGCGACCCCTCGCTGACGCGCACGAGCCCCCACTCGAAGAAGACCGCGCCGGAGGGCCGGCCGTACAGCACCGTCGCCGCGCCGCCGATGAGGGCTGCGACTCCGATCGGCCACACGCGCAGCCACAGCTCGCGTGCCCGCAGCCGCGAGAACGCCAGCAGCACGAGAGTGGCCGCGAGCGTCACGGCCGCCGAGACCGGGTCGATCGAGAGCAGGAGCGTGACCGAGACCACGAGGGTCGCGATGAGCTTGGTGACCGGGTTGATCCGTCCCAGAGGGCTCGCCGAGGCGTCGATCGCGAACAGGCTCATGAGGCCCGACCCAGCCGCAGCTCGTCGTCGGCGAGCGCCGCGACGAGGGCGGGATCGTGCGAGACGAAGCCGATCGCGGTGCCGTCGGCACGAAGCTCGTCGATCAGATCCGCGAGCTCCCGCCAGGTGCGCGCGTCCTGCCCGTAGGTCGGCTCGTCGAGCAGGATGACCCGCGGCGCGGTCGCAAGGACCGCGGCGACGGTCAACCGGCGCTTCTCTCCACCCGAGAGCGTGAAGGGGTTCACCTCGGCGAGGCGCCCCAGACGCAGGCGCTCGAGCAGCGGATCGACGCGCGCGGCCACCTCCGCCTCCGAGAGCCCCAGCGCACGAGGACCGACGGCGAGCTCATCGCGCACGCGAGCGGTGAGCAACTGGTGCTCCGGCTCCTGGAAGACGGTGCCGATGCGCGTGAGCAGCTGGGCTGCGCGCCACCGGGACGGATCGGATCCGACGCCGGCGGCCAACGCATCCGCCGCCCGCACCTCGCCTCCGATCGGCGGCAGCAGCCCGGCGAGGGTGAGCGCGAGCGTCGACTTGCCGGCACCGTTGGCTCCCGTGATCGCGAGCGCCCGCCCCGCGTTCAGCCGCACGTCGATCCCGGATGCGGCGGCGAGCGCCTCGCCGCGGCCGATCCGACGGCGCCCGACCGCGAGACCGGCGCCGACCACGAGCGGCGATGCCTCCACAGTGCGCGGGCGCCGCGTGATCCGCACGGGGACTCCCGGCACCCACACGCCCGCCTGCGTCAGGGCATCGGCCGCGGCGGCGAAGACGTCGGCGGGAGAGCCGTCCGCCAGCACCCCGCCGTCGGGCGCGAGCACGACGACGCGCTCGACGAGCTCCGCCCACAGGTCGACGCGGTGCTCGACGACGACGAGAGTCGCCCCGGTACGGGCCGCGACGGCGGCGACCGCATCCCGCACCTGACGAGCGCCGTCGGGATCGAGGTTGGCCGTCGGCTCGTCGAGCAACAGGAGCTTCGGGCGCATGGCCAGCGTACCGGCCAGCGCAAGCCGCTGCTTCTGCCCGCCCGACAGCGCGGACGTGGGGTGGTCGAGCGGCACGGGCAGCCCCACGGCATCCAGCGCTTCACCGACTCGCGGCCAGATCTCGTCGGCCGGCACGCCGAGGTTCTCGCATCCGAACGCGACATCGTCGCCGACCCGGGCGAGGATCACCTGGGCGTCGGGATCCTGCAGCACCATGCCCGCGACCCCGCGGACGGATGCGGGGTGCGCACCGTCGACGCTCAGCTCCCCCGTCGCCTCGCCGTCCTCGTCGCCGCCCAGCACACCGGCGAAGGCGCGCAGCAGCGTCGACTTGCCCGCGCCGCTCGCGCCCAGCAGCAGCACCCGCTCGCCGGGCTCGATCGTGAGATCGATGTCGGCGACGGCCCAGCGTCTGCGGCCCGCGTGCCGCCACCCCCACCCGCGGGCGACGACCCGCGCGCCGGGAGTCACGCCGCGTCGGCGGCTTCGACGATGCGCGCCTGCCGTCCGGAGGCGAACCGGTCGAGCGCTCCCGTGGCGGCGAGCGCGCGGGCGATGAGCCACGAGACGAGCCCCGCGATGAGGATGCCCGAGACGATCGCCGAGACGAAGTAGATCGCGCGGGGGCCCGCGTCGTACGCGGCGATGGAGGAGAAGTTGGTGTCGAGCAGCGCCACGGCCAGTCCCGCGAGCGCACCCGAGACGAGAGCGACCCAGAGACGGTAGTTCGCGTAGGCGAACAGCGCGAAGCCGAGTTCGGCTCCCACCCCCTGCACCACTCCCCAGATGAAGGTGGTGAAGCCCCACTGCGTGCCGAGTGCCATCGAGACGACCGCGGCGACGACCTCGCCGTACAGCGCGGCGCCCGGCTTGCGGATGATGAGCCCCGTGAGGACACCCGCGAACAGCCATCCTCCGGCGAGCAGACCCTCGAGCCCCGGCAAGAACGCGAGCGCCGTGCTCAGCGGCGTCCAGGCCTGACCCCAGACCCAGAAGATGACGCCGGCCGCGACGCCGATCACGCTGGCGACGACGATGTCGACGACCCGCCACCGCCACCGGGAGGTGAGGGAAGGACGAGCGGATGTGGACGTGGACGTGTGCATTGATGCTCCTTCCTGCGCCGGCATGATCCGGATCAGGTTCGACGGTCGAAGCGTGGATCCGCTTCCTCTCAGCCCGGCTCACCGGACTCCCGTGGTTGACGTGCCGAGTATAGACCCGCTGCTCGCGCTACCGTAGGCGGGTGACCGTGACTGGCCCGACCCCGCCCACTCGGCGTTCGCTGCGCCGCGGCGGAGACGCCGAGCCGTCCGTCGACGAGGCTCCTCTGCCGCCCCACGACCTCGAGATCGAGGTGCCGCGCGCGCCTGTCGACGCCGCATCCACTCCCGCGATGATCGCCGCCGCGAGCTTCAACGACACGCCGGAGGACGCCGCCACGGGGCACTCCTTCTCCCCGCCCCAGGATGCGGCGGCATCCGTGCCGGTCGTCGTGCCTCCCGTGACCACGGCGCTGAACTGGGTGGACGAGACCGCGGTCGCACGGGCGTCGGGGACGACTCCACAACTCGAAGCCGCGGGTGCAGCATCGTTCACCCCCGTCGCCGCGGACCTGCTCGCCCGCGCCCCCCGCCGGACGCCGTGGCGTCCCGGGGTCCTGGTGCCGATCGCGCTGATCGTCGCGGTCATCGCGGCGTATTGCGGCACCACACTGCTGTGGCCGCTGTACGCCGTCGCCCCGACCGTGCAGGCGTCGGCCGTCGAGGCCACTCCGTCGGCCGCGGCCGTCGGCGCGTGGCCGGGTGCCGGCAGCGCCGCCGTCGTCGTCGACGGCGTTGGTTCTTCGATCGCCTCCAGCCCCGATGCCCGCTCGATCGCCAGCATCACAAAAGTCGTGACCGCGATGGTCGTGCTCGACCAGATGCCTCTCGCGGCAGGCGAACAGGGCCGGGAGTTCGCGTTCAGCGCGGCCGACGAACGCGAATACTGGTCGTACCGCCGCAACGGCGAGTCGGCGCTCGACGTTCCGGTGGGCGGCACGCTGACGGAGTACCAGATGCTGCAGGGCATGCTCATGGGATCCGCGAACAACTACGCCGACCGCCTCGCCGACACCATCTGGCCCAACAACGCGGTCTACGCGCGGGCGGCCAACGACTGGCTCGCAGCGCACGGACTGACCGGCATCACGATCGCCGGCCCCGCCGGCATCGAGGCCGAGAACGCGGCCACCCCAGCAGCTCTGCTGGAGGTCGCCAAGCGCGCGCTCGCCGACCCCGTCATCGCCGAGATCGTGCGCACCCCCTCCGTCGAGCTTCCCGGGGCGGGTCTCGTCGAGAACACGAACAACCTGCTCGCGGATCCCGGTGTCGTCGGCCTCAAGACCGGCACGCTCGACTCCTACAATCTGCTCGCCGCGAAGGACGTCACGGTCGGCGACACCACGGTCCGCATCTACGCCGCGACGCTCGGCCAGCCCGACGTCGAGACGCGGGATGCGGCGACGCGCGCCCTCTTCGCCCAGGTCGAGCAGGAGCTGCAACTCAAGCCCTCGGTCGCGGCCGGCACGACCGTCGGACGGGTGGAGACGAGGTGGGGCGCGCCCGTTCCGATCGTGACCGCGGCCGACGCCGATGTGGTGCTGTGGAACGGCTCTGCCGCGTCGCTGGCGACCTCGTTCGATCTCGGCGACGCGCGCGAGCAGGGCGACGTGGTCGGTTCGCTCGTCGCGACC is drawn from Microbacterium binotii and contains these coding sequences:
- a CDS encoding DUF4407 domain-containing protein, translating into MSFSAHRPGRFGSDGRIDLESQPEEEALYLSDVRPSGDVATGPTEVIDPIDEPEQEPHPEASVPDPAPPVVRERRSPRRRPRQPLSRTLAVLGGAEGEVLDDVPSETPRFVQMFFVLVGTALVSALSMGFALVTGVQIAVWAAVPLAIIWALIIFNLDRFLTSTMRSTRNVWRLLGLAFPRVIMAALIGIVVAEPLVLQVFHNDIAREVNSTNVVQAQSDQDAVTNGPEKQALDAASASLAALQNQAATGIVAGTSSTSAESVAAQANVDQLTQQLAAQQGVIDQARALYQCELTGEGAGTVPGCTGVQGSGTSSDAAQAQLTQAQSAYDALATQLSQAQAALTSANAAGTDAAAASADQNKKQAEDQLPAAQAQYDAALAAYNDRAASIAGGNAQAVGLLSQISALERLSEREPTLAWAHWLIAALFFMIELLPVLVKVLTSFGDPSIYEKADALRRQVSLDRVTAKTWHERAAIVTAPAPPASGPPPAAART
- a CDS encoding SDR family oxidoreductase is translated as MTEQKPLAGKTILMSGGSRGIGLAIALRAARDGANIALLAKTDTPHPKLEGTVHTAAAAIEEAGGRALPLVGDVRNEDDITQAVLTAHGEFGGIDIVVNNASVIDLSGSLELATKKYDLMQDVNVRGTFLLSRAAVPMLKDAANPHILSLSPPLNLSPRWLGAHTGYTLAKYGMTMATLGMAAEFADAGIAANSLWPRTTIATAAVQFSLGGERMMAVSRTPEIYADAAYEVITRPAREYTGQTLIVEDVLAEAGVTDLSGYAAVPGTPDSAMFPDIFLD
- a CDS encoding SDR family NAD(P)-dependent oxidoreductase; the protein is MDVAGASALVTGGASGLGWATAQRLAADGAHVVLVDLPSSAGAERAAELGGTFAAADVTSPEQIADAVAAASAAAPLRVVVNCAGIAPPAKVLDREGAPTPLADFEKLVRVNLVGTYNVIAQSSAAIARTEPTAGGDRGVIVNTASVAAFDGQIGQPAYSASKGGVHAMTLPIARELARHAIRVVTIAPGIMETPMLAGLPQPAQDSLGQQVPYPARLGRPDEYAGLVAEIVRNGYLNGETIRLDGAIRMAPR
- a CDS encoding enoyl-CoA hydratase/isomerase family protein, giving the protein MSADSILVEVADGLARVTLNRPDRLNAMDFAMGERWREAARQVTSDPAVGAVLLDAAGPAFCAGGDVISMATSGADGSDVTAAAHVIHEGIRAFVESRVPVVAAVQGAVAGGGLGLMLTADYIVAAEGAKFVSRYANIGLTPDLGVSTLLAAAIGPRRALQLLLQDRTLAAPEALEWGLVAEVAADPASRALEIARFWLEGATGAFGQAKRLVRSGADRSFAENLDDEARTIGAAFDTPDAKARIQAFAAASARRG
- a CDS encoding ABC transporter ATP-binding protein is translated as MTPGARVVARGWGWRHAGRRRWAVADIDLTIEPGERVLLLGASGAGKSTLLRAFAGVLGGDEDGEATGELSVDGAHPASVRGVAGMVLQDPDAQVILARVGDDVAFGCENLGVPADEIWPRVGEALDAVGLPVPLDHPTSALSGGQKQRLALAGTLAMRPKLLLLDEPTANLDPDGARQVRDAVAAVAARTGATLVVVEHRVDLWAELVERVVVLAPDGGVLADGSPADVFAAAADALTQAGVWVPGVPVRITRRPRTVEASPLVVGAGLAVGRRRIGRGEALAAASGIDVRLNAGRALAITGANGAGKSTLALTLAGLLPPIGGEVRAADALAAGVGSDPSRWRAAQLLTRIGTVFQEPEHQLLTARVRDELAVGPRALGLSEAEVAARVDPLLERLRLGRLAEVNPFTLSGGEKRRLTVAAVLATAPRVILLDEPTYGQDARTWRELADLIDELRADGTAIGFVSHDPALVAALADDELRLGRAS
- a CDS encoding energy-coupling factor transporter transmembrane component T family protein, which gives rise to MSLFAIDASASPLGRINPVTKLIATLVVSVTLLLSIDPVSAAVTLAATLVLLAFSRLRARELWLRVWPIGVAALIGGAATVLYGRPSGAVFFEWGLVRVSEGSLSLAAAIVLRVLAIALPSVVLFITTDPTDLADGLAQLLRLPARFVLGALAGLRMVGLLVDDWRELALARRARGVADRGRIRRFLGQAFALFVLSIRRGTKLATAMEARGFGSDAPRTWARPSRLGWRDVVLLALAAAIAAASVIAAVLAGTWTLVFAL
- a CDS encoding D-alanyl-D-alanine carboxypeptidase family protein — encoded protein: MTVTGPTPPTRRSLRRGGDAEPSVDEAPLPPHDLEIEVPRAPVDAASTPAMIAAASFNDTPEDAATGHSFSPPQDAAASVPVVVPPVTTALNWVDETAVARASGTTPQLEAAGAASFTPVAADLLARAPRRTPWRPGVLVPIALIVAVIAAYCGTTLLWPLYAVAPTVQASAVEATPSAAAVGAWPGAGSAAVVVDGVGSSIASSPDARSIASITKVVTAMVVLDQMPLAAGEQGREFAFSAADEREYWSYRRNGESALDVPVGGTLTEYQMLQGMLMGSANNYADRLADTIWPNNAVYARAANDWLAAHGLTGITIAGPAGIEAENAATPAALLEVAKRALADPVIAEIVRTPSVELPGAGLVENTNNLLADPGVVGLKTGTLDSYNLLAAKDVTVGDTTVRIYAATLGQPDVETRDAATRALFAQVEQELQLKPSVAAGTTVGRVETRWGAPVPIVTAADADVVLWNGSAASLATSFDLGDAREQGDVVGSLVATGPKNASTVDVVLDGELDGPSPWWRLTHPLELFGLV
- a CDS encoding ECF transporter S component, translating into MHTSTSTSARPSLTSRWRWRVVDIVVASVIGVAAGVIFWVWGQAWTPLSTALAFLPGLEGLLAGGWLFAGVLTGLIIRKPGAALYGEVVAAVVSMALGTQWGFTTFIWGVVQGVGAELGFALFAYANYRLWVALVSGALAGLAVALLDTNFSSIAAYDAGPRAIYFVSAIVSGILIAGLVSWLIARALAATGALDRFASGRQARIVEAADAA